In Anabaena sphaerica FACHB-251, a genomic segment contains:
- a CDS encoding DUF4332 domain-containing protein: MAIKHTKSRSFLQACDWPIEKLPGLSPEEESKLQNCGITTTGELLKQGKTPEARLVLANKLQVHLQYVNKWMALADLARLPSVGIQYCGLLLHAGVISVTQLAEIPTHRLHQQIMRLQVATFQRRDLCPAVELVQQWSQQAKVIGNS; the protein is encoded by the coding sequence ATGGCTATTAAACACACAAAGAGTAGAAGTTTCCTGCAAGCTTGTGACTGGCCGATTGAAAAATTACCAGGATTAAGCCCAGAGGAAGAATCCAAACTCCAAAATTGTGGCATTACCACCACAGGAGAACTACTCAAACAGGGAAAAACTCCAGAAGCAAGATTAGTATTAGCCAATAAATTACAGGTACATCTTCAATATGTAAATAAATGGATGGCTTTGGCGGATTTGGCACGTCTTCCTAGTGTGGGAATTCAATATTGCGGCTTATTACTTCATGCTGGTGTGATTTCGGTGACGCAGTTAGCGGAAATTCCCACTCACAGATTGCACCAACAAATTATGCGTTTGCAAGTAGCAACATTCCAGCGTCGTGATTTGTGTCCAGCAGTTGAGTTAGTACAACAATGGAGTCAACAAGCGAAG
- a CDS encoding PhzF family phenazine biosynthesis protein: MNQIITQVDAFTNTPFKGNPAAVCVLATPQPDDWMQKVAQEMNLSETAFLIKKNGGFNLRWFTPTVEVPLCGHATLASAHVLWSEGHLSLNQEAHFHTKSGLLIAKLKGGWVELDFPVNHSKSIEPPSELNEVLGIAYKSVYLNSLGYLVEVESAELVRQMQPNFQQMKNLPIANVIVTSIGDSEYDFVSRFFAPGLGIDEDPVTGAAHCCLAPFWRERLKKDEFLAYQASSRGGVVKVNYPGENRVFLAGQAITVMRGELIMG; encoded by the coding sequence ATGAACCAAATCATTACCCAAGTTGATGCTTTCACCAATACACCATTTAAAGGCAACCCAGCCGCAGTCTGTGTATTAGCAACTCCCCAACCTGACGACTGGATGCAAAAAGTCGCCCAAGAAATGAACTTATCAGAAACCGCTTTTTTAATCAAAAAAAATGGCGGTTTTAATTTACGTTGGTTTACACCGACTGTAGAAGTTCCCCTTTGTGGTCACGCCACTTTAGCCAGCGCCCATGTATTATGGTCAGAGGGACATTTATCACTGAATCAAGAAGCCCATTTCCATACAAAAAGCGGCCTATTAATTGCCAAATTGAAAGGCGGCTGGGTTGAGTTAGATTTCCCGGTGAATCATTCCAAATCCATAGAACCACCATCAGAATTAAATGAAGTTTTGGGAATTGCTTATAAATCCGTTTACCTAAATTCTCTTGGTTATTTAGTAGAAGTTGAATCGGCGGAATTGGTGCGACAAATGCAACCGAATTTTCAACAGATGAAAAACTTACCTATTGCTAATGTGATTGTTACGAGTATTGGTGATTCAGAATATGATTTTGTTTCTCGGTTTTTTGCCCCTGGGTTGGGTATTGATGAAGATCCGGTGACTGGTGCAGCACATTGTTGTTTAGCACCATTTTGGCGCGAAAGGTTGAAAAAAGATGAGTTTTTAGCTTACCAAGCTTCTAGTCGAGGTGGTGTTGTTAAGGTTAATTATCCAGGTGAAAACCGCGTTTTTCTGGCTGGACAAGCTATAACTGTAATGCGCGGTGAGTTAATAATGGGCTAA
- a CDS encoding Uma2 family endonuclease translates to MTLSQFQPYLSPEEYLETEKSSPIKHEYIQGQIYAMAEASDAHVTITANLVALLRNHIRGTGCRLYVADMKARIESLDIFYYPDIMVTCDSRDTQFEYFKRYPSLIIEVLSPSTEALDRGDKFSDYQELDTLQEYVLVSQNRQRIDCFRRNSEGRWVLYSYRGNQQLELTSVSFYCPLTDVYEDVAFPTNLSK, encoded by the coding sequence ATGACCCTTAGCCAATTTCAACCCTATCTTTCCCCAGAAGAATATTTAGAAACTGAAAAATCCAGCCCTATTAAACATGAATATATCCAAGGGCAAATTTATGCAATGGCTGAGGCTAGTGATGCTCATGTAACAATTACTGCTAACTTAGTCGCCCTTTTAAGAAACCACATTCGTGGTACAGGATGCCGGCTTTATGTTGCTGACATGAAAGCGAGAATTGAATCTCTCGATATTTTCTATTATCCTGATATCATGGTAACTTGCGATTCAAGAGATACACAATTTGAATATTTTAAACGATATCCGAGTTTAATTATTGAAGTTTTATCACCTTCTACAGAAGCCTTAGATAGAGGTGATAAATTTAGTGATTATCAAGAATTAGACACTTTACAAGAATATGTTTTAGTTAGTCAAAATCGGCAACGAATTGATTGTTTTCGGCGCAATTCTGAAGGAAGATGGGTTCTTTATAGCTATAGAGGAAATCAACAATTAGAATTAACCAGTGTGAGTTTTTATTGTCCTCTTACTGATGTTTATGAAGATGTTGCTTTTCCTACAAATTTGAGTAAATAA
- a CDS encoding ribbon-helix-helix domain-containing protein: protein MNIQIKPELEEIIQAQIATGRYANAEDVISKALKLLLEWEKGYQNWVEETREKVDVAIEQLDRG from the coding sequence ATGAATATCCAAATTAAACCGGAATTAGAGGAAATTATTCAAGCACAAATTGCAACGGGTAGATATGCAAATGCTGAAGATGTAATTAGTAAGGCTTTGAAGTTACTTTTGGAGTGGGAGAAAGGTTATCAGAATTGGGTGGAAGAAACACGAGAAAAGGTTGATGTTGCTATTGAACAATTGGATAGAGGGTAA
- a CDS encoding aspartyl protease: MIEGYFGENGQIFFEIELVTNDGLNLAVDALFDTGFAGFMAINTQDLDGLEWVYSGEEMLRTAKGESKFQIYLGQVILDGKQYQIPVNVGKGINEILLSSEWLKLLRLVVDFPEDILTLG; encoded by the coding sequence ATGATAGAGGGTTATTTTGGAGAAAATGGGCAAATATTTTTTGAAATTGAATTAGTCACTAATGATGGCTTAAATCTTGCTGTAGATGCCCTATTTGATACGGGATTTGCGGGTTTTATGGCTATTAATACACAAGATTTAGATGGATTAGAATGGGTGTATAGTGGGGAGGAAATGTTACGGACTGCTAAAGGTGAATCAAAATTTCAGATTTATTTAGGTCAAGTGATATTAGACGGAAAGCAGTATCAAATTCCTGTGAATGTGGGCAAAGGAATTAATGAGATTTTATTGAGTTCTGAGTGGTTAAAGTTATTGCGTTTAGTTGTGGATTTTCCAGAGGATATTTTGACTTTGGGATAA
- a CDS encoding type II toxin-antitoxin system Phd/YefM family antitoxin → MLTITIDEIQKNLTSYLHQVAAGESIIIIESGKAIAEIKPVSPTSPQLRPYGLCAGEFIVPDDFDAPLPEDILNSFEGKDLLTIFDRIGKNAQSKGLTEEILEELLADE, encoded by the coding sequence ATGTTAACCATAACCATTGATGAAATCCAAAAAAACCTCACTAGCTATCTTCATCAAGTAGCAGCAGGAGAAAGTATAATTATCATCGAATCAGGTAAAGCAATTGCAGAAATTAAACCAGTTTCCCCCACATCTCCACAACTCAGACCTTATGGTTTATGTGCTGGAGAGTTCATTGTTCCAGATGATTTTGACGCTCCCTTACCTGAAGATATTTTGAATAGCTTCGAGGGTAAAGATTTACTAACTATTTTTGATAGAATTGGTAAAAATGCTCAATCCAAAGGACTCACAGAGGAAATCTTAGAAGAATTATTAGCTGATGAATGA
- a CDS encoding XisI protein: MDTLDKYRQIIQKILTEYSQLPYAYGELERQLIIDQTANHYLLLTLGWENNQRVHGCLVHIDIINNKIWIQRDGTEYGIANELVNTDIPKNQIVLAFQPADIRQYTEFAIT; this comes from the coding sequence ATGGATACCTTAGATAAATATCGCCAAATCATTCAAAAAATATTAACCGAATATTCCCAACTTCCCTACGCTTACGGTGAACTAGAAAGACAACTAATAATAGACCAAACCGCCAACCATTACCTACTACTAACATTAGGCTGGGAAAATAATCAACGAGTACATGGTTGCTTAGTTCATATAGACATAATCAACAATAAAATCTGGATTCAAAGAGACGGAACAGAATACGGTATAGCCAACGAACTTGTTAACACTGATATTCCTAAAAATCAAATAGTTTTAGCCTTCCAACCAGCCGATATCAGACAATATACAGAATTTGCAATTACTTAA
- a CDS encoding putative toxin-antitoxin system toxin component, PIN family — MKVIIDTNVLVSAVLKGREPRDVIQFVVDSPNCDWVVSEEILSEYQDVLSRKKFKLTDEVRKEWLEVIDLVTKLVDVQVTIDFARDRKDEKFLACAVAAEADFLITGDADFNQAQNLVNTTIVSVSMFKRLVCDFRE; from the coding sequence ATGAAAGTTATTATTGATACTAATGTTTTAGTTTCTGCTGTTCTCAAGGGGAGAGAACCAAGGGATGTTATTCAATTTGTTGTGGATAGTCCTAATTGTGATTGGGTTGTTTCTGAGGAGATTTTATCAGAGTATCAGGATGTGTTAAGTCGGAAGAAGTTTAAGTTGACAGATGAAGTCAGAAAAGAATGGTTAGAAGTTATAGATTTGGTAACTAAATTAGTTGATGTTCAGGTAACAATAGATTTTGCTAGGGATAGAAAGGATGAAAAGTTTTTAGCTTGTGCTGTCGCAGCAGAGGCGGATTTTTTAATTACTGGAGATGCTGATTTTAATCAAGCACAGAATTTAGTGAATACTACTATTGTTTCTGTGTCTATGTTTAAGCGGTTGGTTTGTGATTTTAGGGAATAA
- a CDS encoding protein kinase domain-containing protein produces MQVKHSLKNSDKQITYYLTEELGKGCFGQVWGGIDSNQIPVAIKIFHFTDDKNLKAWVNEISNQIGFDHKNIVKIYDFFIDTEPYTSNTRLVIVMEKALTSLDKYLQINKNFSSIHVCWIGCQLCDGLFEIHNSTVIHRDLTLRNILLFPGYHVKIADFGISQRKSDLYLPIVSNTGFPNAIPPEILQQGYSDFQSDIYQLGLILLTLLTGQEPIPQNLDREIINHLINEGQPRKIAESLIEKFGNLAYIISCMLRRRLEWRYQSVLELREDLDKELRNIQMIQMIQMNQIVKNFNQEFYQ; encoded by the coding sequence ATGCAAGTAAAACATAGTTTAAAAAATTCTGACAAACAAATAACTTATTATTTAACAGAAGAATTAGGTAAAGGTTGTTTTGGGCAAGTATGGGGAGGAATAGATAGCAACCAAATTCCAGTTGCTATTAAGATTTTTCATTTTACTGATGATAAAAATTTGAAAGCCTGGGTTAATGAAATTTCAAATCAAATAGGTTTTGATCATAAAAACATAGTTAAAATTTATGATTTTTTTATTGATACCGAGCCTTATACTAGTAATACTAGGTTAGTAATAGTTATGGAAAAAGCTTTAACGAGCTTAGATAAATATTTGCAAATTAATAAAAATTTTTCTTCAATTCATGTTTGTTGGATAGGTTGTCAATTATGTGATGGTTTATTTGAAATTCATAACTCTACAGTCATACATAGAGATTTAACTTTAAGAAATATTTTATTATTTCCTGGCTATCATGTAAAAATTGCTGATTTCGGAATATCTCAAAGGAAGTCTGATTTATATCTTCCTATTGTGTCTAATACTGGTTTTCCTAATGCTATTCCTCCAGAAATTTTACAACAGGGCTACTCCGATTTTCAATCAGATATCTACCAGCTAGGTTTAATTCTACTTACATTATTAACAGGACAAGAACCTATTCCTCAAAATTTAGACCGTGAAATAATTAATCATTTGATAAATGAGGGGCAACCAAGAAAAATAGCTGAATCATTAATTGAAAAATTTGGAAATTTAGCATATATAATTTCTTGTATGTTACGTCGAAGATTAGAATGGCGTTATCAAAGCGTATTAGAATTAAGAGAAGATTTAGATAAGGAATTAAGAAACATACAGATGATCCAAATGATACAGATGAACCAAATAGTTAAGAACTTTAATCAAGAATTTTACCAGTAA
- a CDS encoding reverse transcriptase family protein, whose protein sequence is MDLFNEPRKKSNVLIYNRKYHVINILLINLQSVAFTNNMNTNHLITIGISLYQENKYSEAIDCFNKIISTDSNCCQAYHYRGLVLRKQRDDQGAIADLKKADTLIADQEYTNIFQKLQNLIGKDYSHFSKNNDNDEFSYIEYKGTWHLEQEIYDLISSELNKLENFLSSRLQTIELLRKKRAENSQFNQERLENKNLPTYNSHEEIAQAMGISVKGLRFLSFSRKNDHYIRFQIPKKPSGYRQISAPKKLLKKAQNWILDNILEKLELHDAAHGFRLKHSIVTNAQIHVGKEVIINIDLKDFFPSISYKRVKGLFKSFGYSETASTIFALICTEAKIKEVEINGEINSLLSWTDRYLPQGAPSSPAITNILCRRLDRKLTFMAKQYGFDYTRYADDLTFSASGESLVNVNNILKLTNLIVKKEDFEINENKTRVVRNYRRQEVTGVIVNEKLNIPRDKLKTFRAVLYKIEKDGLQNYTWGQSKDIIAAIEGFANFVSMVNPEKGGKFIEQIHRIKEKYGIKKDKISDYSPVIRTQSYIINQIYYKLSKLSYSKTKRRMYLTKTYNKRSLQELTEEQLVEFLNYLKNLQSSFDDLDEPPF, encoded by the coding sequence ATGGATTTATTTAATGAACCACGAAAGAAGAGTAATGTTCTAATTTATAATAGAAAATATCATGTAATCAATATTTTACTCATAAATCTCCAATCAGTTGCATTTACAAATAATATGAACACTAATCATCTGATAACTATAGGAATTTCTCTATACCAAGAAAATAAATATAGCGAAGCTATTGATTGTTTTAACAAAATTATTTCTACTGATTCAAATTGTTGTCAAGCTTATCACTACAGGGGTTTAGTTCTTAGGAAACAAAGAGATGATCAAGGTGCAATTGCTGATTTAAAAAAAGCTGATACACTTATAGCTGATCAAGAATATACAAATATCTTTCAAAAACTTCAAAATTTAATTGGAAAAGATTATTCGCATTTTTCTAAAAATAATGATAATGATGAATTTTCTTATATTGAATATAAAGGTACTTGGCACTTAGAACAAGAAATCTATGATTTAATATCATCCGAATTAAATAAATTGGAAAATTTCCTTTCTAGCCGATTACAAACTATTGAGTTATTGCGAAAAAAGCGGGCTGAGAATTCCCAGTTTAATCAAGAAAGATTAGAAAATAAAAACTTACCTACATATAATTCCCATGAAGAAATTGCTCAAGCTATGGGAATTAGTGTTAAAGGATTGCGATTTCTGTCCTTTTCCCGCAAAAATGATCACTACATTCGTTTTCAAATACCCAAAAAACCGAGTGGATATCGGCAAATTTCCGCACCAAAAAAATTATTAAAAAAAGCTCAAAATTGGATTCTTGATAATATTCTTGAAAAACTAGAACTACATGATGCTGCTCACGGTTTCCGTCTGAAACACTCTATAGTTACAAATGCACAGATTCATGTAGGTAAAGAAGTAATTATTAACATTGATCTCAAAGATTTTTTTCCTTCAATTTCTTATAAACGAGTTAAGGGACTTTTTAAATCCTTTGGATATTCGGAAACAGCCTCAACAATTTTCGCGTTGATTTGCACAGAAGCAAAAATTAAAGAAGTTGAAATAAACGGAGAAATTAATAGTTTACTATCATGGACAGATCGTTATTTACCCCAAGGCGCACCGAGTAGTCCAGCAATTACAAATATTCTTTGTCGTAGGTTAGATAGGAAATTAACCTTTATGGCTAAACAATATGGTTTTGATTATACTCGCTATGCTGATGATTTAACTTTTTCTGCTTCTGGTGAAAGTCTTGTGAATGTCAATAATATTCTGAAACTTACCAATTTGATTGTTAAAAAAGAGGACTTTGAAATTAATGAAAATAAAACTAGGGTAGTTCGCAATTATCGCAGACAAGAAGTAACTGGTGTGATAGTTAATGAAAAACTTAATATCCCTAGAGATAAACTTAAAACTTTTCGTGCAGTTCTTTATAAAATTGAAAAAGATGGGTTGCAAAATTATACTTGGGGACAGTCCAAGGATATTATTGCTGCAATTGAAGGTTTTGCTAATTTTGTTTCAATGGTAAATCCAGAAAAAGGTGGTAAATTTATAGAACAGATACACCGAATTAAAGAAAAATATGGAATTAAAAAGGATAAGATTAGTGATTATAGTCCAGTAATTCGGACTCAATCTTACATAATTAATCAGATTTATTATAAACTTAGTAAACTTAGTTATAGTAAAACAAAAAGACGGATGTATCTAACTAAAACTTATAATAAACGCTCTCTCCAAGAATTAACAGAAGAACAATTAGTAGAATTTTTAAATTACTTAAAAAACTTGCAATCATCCTTTGACGATTTAGATGAGCCGCCGTTCTAA